The following proteins come from a genomic window of Companilactobacillus pabuli:
- the recQ gene encoding DNA helicase RecQ, whose product MKLEAILKEEFGYDTFRPGQKELIQMVLDGKKAMGIMPTGGGKSICYQLPATIMSGLTLVVSPLISLMKDQVDSLNEDGIPATFLNSTVEWHDREERMRYIESGAVKLLFVAPEKIVDEEFYSWLSSLDISLIAIDEAHVLSSWGHDFRSSYLEMIQPLKNLSADCAWLALTATATEEVQADLARILDVPDENIIKTGFDRDNLALKIERGVDKIDYVLNYVKSHPDESGIIYAGRREDVDKIYNFLKENDVSVGRYHAGLSDSERHNQQEDFLFDRINVIVATNAFGMGINKTNVRYVLHFTVPGTIENYYQEVGRAGRDGLPAEAVLLYTPADLRLHQFFINKSLGDDQYKLSLRKKLFEMSRYAETQTCLMKFILDYFGETNTQVCGRCSNCLDDREVVDVTADAQKALSCVVRMGQNFGKKMITRVLVGKDDVANDWHHFEELSTFGIFEDWTLKETSRFIEFLAANGYLTGSGGKYPTLKLSEKGVDVLKGKINVARRQDLPKYKPENVTKSRTIVADGSFDMDLFEKLRALRTKWARKQALPPFMIFSDKTLKDMCVKNPVTEADFLNVSGVGKVKLEQYGESFLNEIKEYQASEV is encoded by the coding sequence TTGAAATTAGAAGCTATCTTAAAGGAAGAATTTGGTTACGATACGTTTCGTCCAGGTCAAAAAGAATTGATTCAAATGGTCTTAGACGGCAAAAAAGCCATGGGGATCATGCCGACTGGTGGCGGTAAATCAATTTGTTACCAGTTGCCAGCTACAATTATGTCGGGACTGACTTTAGTCGTTTCACCATTGATTTCGTTGATGAAAGACCAAGTGGATAGTTTGAATGAAGATGGTATTCCGGCAACTTTTTTGAATAGTACTGTTGAGTGGCACGACCGCGAAGAAAGAATGCGTTACATCGAAAGTGGTGCGGTCAAACTGTTATTTGTTGCACCGGAAAAAATCGTCGATGAAGAGTTTTATAGTTGGTTGTCAAGTTTAGATATTTCATTGATTGCGATTGATGAAGCCCACGTTTTGTCGTCTTGGGGTCATGATTTTCGCAGTAGCTACTTGGAAATGATCCAACCTTTAAAAAACTTATCGGCTGATTGCGCATGGTTAGCTTTGACAGCTACGGCTACAGAAGAAGTCCAAGCCGATTTAGCTAGAATTTTGGATGTTCCCGATGAAAATATCATTAAAACTGGTTTCGATCGCGATAATTTGGCCTTAAAGATTGAACGTGGCGTAGATAAAATTGATTATGTTTTAAATTATGTGAAGTCGCATCCAGACGAATCTGGTATTATTTATGCCGGTCGTCGAGAAGATGTTGATAAAATCTACAATTTTTTGAAAGAAAATGATGTTTCAGTCGGTCGCTACCACGCTGGGTTAAGTGATTCGGAACGTCACAATCAGCAAGAAGATTTTCTATTTGACCGAATCAACGTAATCGTTGCGACAAATGCTTTCGGAATGGGTATCAATAAGACTAACGTGCGCTATGTGCTGCATTTTACGGTACCTGGGACAATTGAGAACTATTATCAAGAAGTTGGTCGTGCAGGACGTGATGGATTGCCAGCTGAAGCAGTTTTATTGTATACGCCAGCAGATTTGCGCTTGCATCAATTTTTCATCAATAAATCCTTAGGTGATGATCAATACAAGTTGAGTTTGCGTAAGAAACTATTTGAGATGAGTCGTTATGCTGAAACGCAGACGTGTCTGATGAAGTTTATTTTGGATTACTTTGGGGAAACGAATACCCAAGTTTGTGGTCGCTGTTCTAACTGTTTAGATGACCGTGAAGTGGTGGATGTAACAGCTGATGCCCAAAAAGCCTTGAGCTGTGTCGTTAGAATGGGACAAAACTTCGGTAAGAAGATGATTACCAGAGTTTTAGTCGGCAAAGATGACGTAGCAAATGACTGGCATCATTTTGAAGAACTGTCGACTTTTGGTATTTTTGAAGATTGGACCTTAAAAGAAACGAGCCGTTTTATTGAATTTTTGGCAGCCAATGGTTATTTGACCGGGTCAGGTGGTAAGTATCCAACCTTGAAATTGTCAGAAAAGGGCGTTGACGTCTTAAAAGGAAAAATTAACGTGGCCAGACGTCAAGATCTTCCGAAATACAAACCAGAAAACGTTACTAAGAGTAGAACCATTGTGGCTGATGGCAGTTTCGATATGGATCTATTCGAGAAATTACGTGCTTTGAGAACGAAGTGGGCGAGAAAACAAGCTTTGCCACCATTTATGATTTTTTCAGATAAGACTTTGAAAGATATGTGCGTGAAAAATCCAGTTACTGAAGCCGACTTCCTCAACGTCAGTGGAGTGGGTAAAGTAAAACTAGAGCAGTATGGTGAAAGCTTCTTAAATGAAATTAAAGAGTATCAAGCTTCAGAAGTGTAG
- a CDS encoding ABC transporter ATP-binding protein gives MANNVILMRGIVKKFGQQTVLRQVDFQIPEGRIIGLIGPSGAGKSTIIKIILGMEVPDKGSTTVFEQTMPNRKLLGRIGYMAQSDALYEQLTGQENLQFYADMKALRNSKQFIEHIAEVVDLTKDLDKRVSGYSGGMKRRLSLAIAMLGNNDILILDEPTVGVDPALRRKIWQELQNLRNQGKTILVTTHVMDEAQLCDDVALLLDGKIIAYDDPLSLEKIYQVNSIEEVFLKAEGLNNANNSNR, from the coding sequence ATGGCTAACAACGTTATTTTAATGCGGGGGATAGTTAAAAAATTTGGGCAGCAAACGGTTTTAAGACAAGTGGATTTTCAAATACCAGAAGGACGCATTATTGGATTAATTGGACCCTCTGGTGCAGGTAAATCGACCATCATCAAGATAATTTTGGGTATGGAAGTGCCAGATAAAGGGTCGACGACAGTTTTTGAACAAACAATGCCTAATCGTAAATTATTAGGAAGAATCGGTTATATGGCTCAATCTGATGCTTTGTACGAGCAATTGACTGGCCAAGAAAACTTGCAATTTTATGCGGATATGAAAGCTCTGAGAAATTCAAAGCAATTTATCGAACACATAGCAGAAGTCGTTGATTTGACTAAAGATTTGGACAAACGAGTCAGTGGTTATTCTGGAGGGATGAAACGCCGGCTTTCGTTAGCAATTGCGATGTTAGGCAATAATGATATTTTGATTTTAGATGAACCAACAGTCGGAGTAGATCCAGCTTTGAGAAGAAAGATTTGGCAAGAATTACAGAATCTTCGCAATCAGGGCAAAACAATTTTAGTAACAACTCACGTAATGGATGAAGCTCAATTGTGTGATGACGTGGCTTTATTACTCGATGGAAAAATCATTGCCTATGACGATCCGTTAAGTTTAGAGAAAATTTATCAAGTCAATTCGATTGAAGAAGTATTTTTGAAGGCGGAGGGTTTGAATAATGCGAACAATAGCAATCGCTAA
- a CDS encoding DUF1275 family protein, giving the protein MRKKYGGKISISNFLDMLGNTEIAAMFLSMTVAGELEEFRKVRGQTFTPLTMTSNLRVLAEAVFDESVSHAETARQNAIQIFALMFCFITGAGLVGYTKDNLANKTILIPLIILIILAISLLTSYVKNFI; this is encoded by the coding sequence ATGAGGAAAAAATATGGAGGGAAAATTTCAATATCCAATTTCTTAGATATGTTAGGAAATACTGAAATAGCGGCCATGTTTTTATCGATGACAGTAGCGGGAGAACTGGAAGAATTTAGAAAAGTACGAGGTCAAACGTTCACACCGCTAACAATGACAAGTAATCTAAGGGTATTAGCCGAAGCAGTTTTTGATGAATCTGTTTCTCATGCGGAAACAGCTAGACAGAATGCCATACAGATATTTGCTTTGATGTTTTGTTTTATAACTGGAGCCGGTCTAGTTGGATACACCAAGGACAATCTAGCAAACAAAACAATTTTAATACCTCTAATTATTTTAATAATATTGGCTATATCGTTATTAACTAGTTATGTTAAAAATTTTATTTAA
- a CDS encoding LysR family transcriptional regulator yields the protein MEIRVLKYFLAVTQEKNMNKAAQLLHISQPTISRQLKALEDELGTQLFIRGNREITLTEDGKYLVDKAKQIITLSDQAELNIGNEPSSISGRVIIGCNETPSVKYLAEATKKINNDYPNILIDFVSTNADTIKKSLDNGIFDFGIILSPTDNKNYSFLNLPGNQEWGLFIPKNDDLAKKESINKNDLLASNLIISRQPEFTNTLNKWIGSNQEKLKVTALYDLLYNALLFVESGVGYALGVGRTINTIGTDLVFRPLYPHLKSSSSLIWLKNVNMSSAAKVVLKQMYDEVETNK from the coding sequence ATGGAAATAAGAGTTTTAAAATATTTTTTAGCAGTTACACAGGAAAAGAATATGAATAAGGCTGCTCAGTTATTACACATTTCTCAACCTACAATATCTCGACAGCTTAAAGCATTGGAAGATGAATTAGGAACTCAGCTTTTTATACGTGGAAATAGAGAGATTACTTTGACTGAAGACGGCAAATATTTAGTAGATAAGGCTAAACAAATCATTACTTTGTCTGATCAAGCGGAGTTAAATATTGGAAATGAACCTTCTTCAATCAGTGGAAGAGTCATCATTGGTTGTAATGAGACACCTAGTGTTAAATATTTGGCCGAAGCGACTAAGAAAATTAATAATGATTACCCTAATATACTCATCGATTTTGTCAGTACGAATGCTGATACGATCAAAAAGTCATTAGATAATGGAATTTTTGATTTTGGAATCATTCTTTCACCAACGGATAATAAGAATTATAGTTTTTTAAATCTTCCGGGCAATCAAGAATGGGGACTCTTTATACCCAAAAATGATGACTTGGCAAAGAAAGAATCAATAAATAAGAATGATTTATTAGCATCGAATTTAATAATTTCTCGACAACCTGAATTTACTAATACGCTGAATAAATGGATTGGCAGTAATCAAGAAAAATTAAAAGTAACGGCACTATACGATTTGCTTTATAACGCCCTACTCTTTGTTGAATCTGGAGTTGGATATGCACTTGGCGTAGGACGTACAATCAATACAATCGGAACTGATCTAGTTTTTCGCCCACTATATCCACATTTGAAGTCTTCAAGTAGTTTGATTTGGTTGAAGAACGTTAATATGTCTTCGGCTGCTAAAGTCGTTTTAAAGCAGATGTATGATGAAGTTGAAACAAACAAATAA
- a CDS encoding SDR family oxidoreductase: MMSLKNKTIIVTGASSGIGAETVKQLVSAGANVVFGSRRLEPLKELADKLPKDQIAFMFIDVTKIDDMKKIVDLAVQKFKKVDALYNNAGIMPLSKLRDDRRDEWKQMLDINVMGVLNGISAVLPVMHKQGFGHILATDSVAGHVVYPDSAVYAGTKFAVRAIMEGLRQEELDNHIRSTIISPGAVQTNLYKTTKDENQAKELVESWKQPNNSLITSDVASAVVFAIDTPQRVAISDIVIRPSEQRV, from the coding sequence ATTATGAGTTTAAAAAATAAAACAATTATCGTTACAGGAGCATCGAGTGGTATTGGTGCAGAAACAGTAAAACAATTAGTATCAGCCGGTGCTAATGTGGTCTTTGGATCAAGAAGACTTGAACCTTTAAAAGAGCTTGCAGATAAATTGCCAAAGGATCAAATTGCTTTCATGTTCATTGATGTTACAAAAATAGACGATATGAAAAAGATCGTTGATTTAGCTGTTCAAAAGTTTAAAAAGGTTGATGCGCTTTATAACAATGCGGGAATTATGCCACTATCAAAATTACGTGATGATAGACGAGATGAGTGGAAACAAATGCTTGATATCAACGTCATGGGTGTCCTAAATGGAATTTCTGCAGTTCTGCCTGTTATGCATAAACAAGGTTTTGGTCATATATTAGCAACTGATTCTGTAGCTGGTCACGTTGTATATCCAGATTCAGCTGTATATGCCGGTACAAAGTTTGCTGTGAGAGCAATCATGGAAGGTTTACGACAAGAAGAACTAGATAATCATATTCGTTCAACAATCATTTCCCCTGGAGCAGTTCAAACCAATTTGTATAAAACGACCAAAGATGAAAATCAAGCTAAAGAATTAGTAGAATCATGGAAGCAACCAAATAACTCATTGATCACTAGTGACGTTGCAAGTGCAGTTGTCTTCGCTATCGATACACCACAAAGGGTGGCTATCAGTGATATTGTTATTCGTCCTTCTGAGCAAAGGGTCTGA
- a CDS encoding MupG family TIM beta-alpha barrel fold protein, with product MLGFSYYLDHTLNEDDKKYLQSMQQHHFNEIFTSLHIPEDEPSQYATRLQQLLEFTNDLSLHVFVDIDKRSLKNLPHDLTGFSLRLDDGFTNQEIAQLSQDGPVALNASTLSEQDITELRDFKANFKNLEAWHNFYPRPETGLDKNWFIQKNHWLKQLGLTTQAFIPGNQMLRGPIYSGLPTLEHQRQQDLLASALELEKYGVDKIFIGDPRLNLTYQTKFNDYFTEGILDLCLKASPNFPPYLINKVLHNRPDPAAQVVRVVESRGMNALNKQTIEPLDNIPRNAGSITIDNQKYGRYMGEVQIIKTGLPMDEKVNVCGHLDQASMQLLPYFSANTAFRINYKE from the coding sequence TTGCTCGGGTTTTCGTATTACCTCGATCATACTTTGAATGAGGATGATAAAAAATATCTTCAAAGTATGCAGCAACACCATTTTAATGAAATATTTACTTCGCTTCACATCCCTGAAGATGAGCCATCGCAATATGCTACTCGTCTACAACAATTGCTTGAATTTACCAACGACTTGTCACTACACGTATTTGTAGATATCGACAAGCGTTCACTTAAGAACTTGCCACATGATTTAACCGGTTTTTCATTGCGACTTGATGACGGCTTTACTAATCAAGAAATTGCCCAATTATCTCAAGACGGTCCGGTAGCTTTAAATGCTAGTACCTTAAGTGAACAAGATATTACTGAATTAAGGGACTTCAAAGCTAATTTCAAAAATTTAGAGGCTTGGCACAATTTTTATCCACGTCCTGAAACTGGCTTAGATAAGAATTGGTTTATTCAAAAGAACCACTGGTTAAAGCAACTGGGATTGACTACACAAGCCTTTATCCCTGGTAATCAAATGTTACGGGGACCAATTTATTCTGGGTTACCAACCTTAGAACATCAGCGCCAACAAGATTTATTGGCTTCAGCGTTAGAACTAGAAAAATATGGCGTCGACAAAATCTTCATTGGTGATCCTAGATTGAATCTAACCTATCAAACTAAATTCAACGACTACTTTACTGAAGGTATTTTAGATCTATGCTTAAAAGCTAGTCCAAATTTTCCACCATATTTAATCAACAAAGTCTTACACAATCGACCCGATCCAGCTGCTCAAGTAGTCAGAGTTGTCGAAAGTCGTGGGATGAATGCTTTAAATAAACAGACGATTGAACCACTCGACAACATCCCTCGAAATGCTGGTTCAATTACGATCGACAATCAAAAATACGGGCGCTATATGGGTGAAGTTCAAATCATCAAGACAGGCTTACCAATGGACGAAAAAGTCAACGTCTGTGGTCATTTGGACCAAGCTTCAATGCAGTTACTACCCTACTTTAGTGCCAATACCGCCTTTAGGATCAATTATAAGGAGTGA
- a CDS encoding ABC transporter permease has product MRTIAIAKRVTKELLRDKRTLMLMFLAPIFILFLMKLVFSVNSTMDVKVATVNVNEGLVTQLGKTSHLTTKKYDDTKEAKEALSNQKVDAIVQAKGNNFQVTYANIDASKTKAVKSAFRMSLLANSMQEMKRVLKPLGQKVSQPKIQQKYEYGNADTNFFDKIVPILMGFFVFFFVFLISGMALLNERTSGTLNRLLATPVKRSEIVFGYMLSYGVLAILQTLLVVLFTVWMLKVEVVGSIFYVILINFVLALVALAFGILMSTFAKSEFQMMQFIPLIIVPQIFFSGIIPLDTMAKGVQAISYILPLKYAGDALSGVVMSGDGFGKILPEIGVLLLFLVILTILNIQGLKKYRKV; this is encoded by the coding sequence ATGCGAACAATAGCAATCGCTAAACGAGTTACGAAAGAATTATTGCGAGATAAAAGAACCTTGATGTTGATGTTTTTAGCACCAATCTTTATTTTATTTTTGATGAAATTAGTCTTCTCAGTTAATTCTACGATGGACGTAAAAGTTGCTACAGTAAATGTCAATGAGGGCTTAGTTACTCAATTAGGTAAGACTAGTCATTTAACTACTAAAAAGTACGACGACACTAAAGAGGCAAAAGAAGCTTTATCCAATCAAAAAGTAGATGCTATCGTGCAAGCTAAAGGTAATAATTTTCAAGTAACTTATGCCAATATTGACGCTAGTAAAACTAAAGCAGTTAAGTCCGCTTTTAGAATGTCTCTGTTAGCTAATTCTATGCAGGAGATGAAACGAGTTTTAAAACCGCTAGGACAAAAAGTTTCACAGCCTAAAATTCAGCAAAAATACGAGTATGGTAATGCTGATACTAATTTCTTTGACAAAATAGTGCCAATTTTAATGGGATTTTTCGTCTTCTTCTTTGTATTCTTGATCTCAGGGATGGCTTTGTTGAATGAACGAACATCTGGCACGTTAAACCGACTCTTAGCGACACCGGTAAAACGTTCAGAGATAGTTTTTGGATATATGCTCAGCTATGGTGTTTTAGCAATTTTACAGACGTTGTTAGTCGTCTTATTTACCGTCTGGATGCTAAAAGTTGAAGTAGTTGGTAGTATTTTTTACGTAATTTTAATTAACTTCGTTTTAGCGTTGGTCGCCTTAGCGTTTGGAATCTTAATGTCGACCTTTGCTAAATCGGAATTTCAGATGATGCAATTTATTCCTTTGATCATCGTGCCACAAATATTTTTCTCAGGGATCATTCCTTTAGATACTATGGCTAAAGGCGTACAGGCGATATCTTATATCTTGCCATTAAAATATGCTGGGGATGCTTTGAGTGGCGTAGTCATGTCTGGAGACGGCTTTGGCAAAATTTTGCCTGAGATTGGAGTTTTATTGTTATTTTTAGTAATATTGACGATTTTAAATATTCAAGGATTGAAAAAATATAGAAAGGTGTAA
- a CDS encoding methylated-DNA--[protein]-cysteine S-methyltransferase, producing the protein MKTLYYHQFKLVGHTYFLAATAKGLAFVGSADGDLKELSDFYLDVQLIEDEARLTKIATELEAYLSGKLEKFDVKLDISGTAFQESVWEALEQIPYGQTRNYTQIAEEINKPKAVRAVGSAIGKNPVLMVIPCHRVVTKTGKIGQYRGGVVMKESLLSLEGHLK; encoded by the coding sequence ATGAAAACCTTGTATTATCACCAATTCAAGCTCGTAGGGCATACTTATTTTTTGGCCGCTACTGCAAAAGGATTAGCCTTTGTCGGTTCAGCAGATGGAGACTTAAAAGAACTGTCGGATTTTTATCTAGATGTTCAATTAATAGAAGATGAAGCTAGATTAACTAAAATTGCCACCGAACTAGAAGCGTACTTGTCAGGTAAGCTCGAGAAATTTGATGTGAAGCTAGATATTTCAGGAACTGCTTTTCAAGAAAGTGTTTGGGAAGCTTTAGAACAGATTCCTTATGGACAAACTAGAAACTATACGCAAATTGCTGAAGAGATCAATAAACCAAAAGCAGTTCGAGCGGTAGGGAGTGCTATCGGCAAGAATCCTGTCCTAATGGTCATTCCCTGTCATCGAGTAGTAACTAAAACGGGAAAAATCGGTCAATATCGTGGTGGAGTTGTCATGAAAGAGAGTTTATTGAGTTTAGAAGGTCATCTCAAATAA
- a CDS encoding aldo/keto reductase, whose amino-acid sequence MKNKKLETPKIVIGTWAWGDTGELGNGYFGSKLEKNDLQKVASKAIKAGFTMWDTAAVYGMGHSEQVLGEVLKQYDRNDYQLSTKFTPQIAEDVENPVETMLEGSLKRLNTDYIDLYWIHNPKDVEKWTPYLIPLLKEGKIKHVGVSNHNLQEIKQVNEILGEAGYKIDAIQNHYSLLYRSSEKAGLIEYCQENNIDFYSYMVLEQGALTGKYDSSHPFPEGSTRAEIYNPMMQNLESLNNSLKIIAEKHQASAADIATAWAIQKGTTPIIGITKSKYIDDEIKVTNIRLSNEEMNMLEKFGDLAQVNTRGEWEKDMNIN is encoded by the coding sequence ATGAAAAATAAGAAATTAGAAACACCAAAAATTGTTATTGGAACTTGGGCATGGGGAGATACTGGCGAATTAGGAAATGGATATTTCGGCAGTAAATTAGAAAAAAATGACCTTCAAAAAGTTGCTAGTAAGGCAATCAAAGCTGGTTTTACTATGTGGGACACAGCTGCTGTTTACGGCATGGGACATTCGGAACAAGTTCTAGGAGAAGTTTTAAAGCAATATGATCGTAACGATTACCAATTATCAACAAAATTTACTCCACAAATCGCTGAAGACGTTGAAAATCCTGTAGAAACAATGTTAGAGGGAAGTCTTAAAAGACTGAATACAGATTATATTGATCTATATTGGATTCATAACCCTAAAGATGTAGAAAAATGGACTCCATATTTGATTCCACTTTTAAAAGAAGGAAAAATTAAACATGTTGGAGTTTCTAATCACAATCTTCAAGAGATCAAACAAGTCAATGAGATACTAGGCGAAGCTGGATATAAGATTGATGCAATCCAAAACCATTATAGTTTGTTATACAGAAGTTCTGAAAAGGCTGGTTTAATTGAATACTGCCAAGAAAACAATATTGACTTCTATTCATACATGGTCTTAGAACAAGGAGCCTTGACTGGAAAATATGATTCTTCTCATCCATTTCCTGAGGGAAGTACTCGAGCAGAAATCTATAATCCAATGATGCAAAACTTAGAATCATTAAATAACAGTTTGAAGATCATTGCAGAAAAACATCAAGCTTCAGCAGCTGATATTGCGACAGCTTGGGCTATTCAAAAAGGTACAACACCAATTATTGGCATCACTAAATCTAAATATATTGATGATGAAATAAAAGTTACTAATATAAGACTATCTAATGAAGAAATGAATATGCTCGAAAAATTTGGAGATTTAGCACAAGTAAATACTCGTGGTGAATGGGAAAAAGATATGAATATTAATTAG
- a CDS encoding TetR/AcrR family transcriptional regulator, with product MEQAFEDINDWLMTSDMPFGKKQVLKAAINLFSKQGYYGTSTSQIAEASGMSQATIFKYYKSKEDLLLVILEPLIEHLLPTYGKEFAQKLSEQDKNLASMIHFIVQDRYHFLVQNKDAAMILVSQLLINQQIKDKVLQKIAEIKDIFEQNIWLPLQATNELRDDLDELGFLRLVVSQIIFYFIQTQRISTQDEATIQTGLKQIEVSILRAIKK from the coding sequence ATGGAACAAGCATTTGAGGATATAAATGACTGGTTAATGACTAGTGACATGCCATTTGGAAAGAAGCAAGTGTTAAAGGCTGCTATTAATTTGTTTTCTAAGCAAGGCTATTATGGAACATCTACTTCACAGATTGCTGAAGCTTCAGGGATGAGCCAGGCAACTATTTTTAAGTATTACAAATCTAAAGAAGACCTGTTGCTCGTTATTCTGGAACCTTTGATTGAGCATTTATTGCCGACTTATGGTAAAGAATTCGCACAGAAGTTATCGGAACAGGATAAAAATTTAGCTAGTATGATTCATTTCATCGTTCAAGATCGATATCATTTTTTGGTACAAAATAAAGATGCAGCAATGATTTTAGTCTCACAATTATTGATCAATCAGCAAATTAAAGATAAAGTCCTACAAAAAATTGCTGAAATAAAAGATATTTTTGAACAAAATATTTGGCTGCCACTTCAAGCAACTAATGAGTTGAGGGATGATCTGGATGAATTAGGCTTTTTGAGACTAGTTGTCAGTCAAATCATTTTCTATTTCATTCAAACCCAACGAATATCCACTCAAGACGAAGCAACGATTCAAACAGGTTTGAAACAAATTGAAGTCAGCATTTTAAGGGCAATTAAAAAATAA
- a CDS encoding DapH/DapD/GlmU-related protein — MAESLKVFKDALKGQTIIYNSSEYDELEPIVQKDIEILRKYNQTTHSYEESQSLLDELFEQKNENLTIMPPFNVDFGPQVNLGKNIYINKNVNMVSLGGVNIEDNVLIGPKAIIISINHDQNEKNRRNLIPKSVHLKKNSWIGAGAIVLPGITIGKNSIVGAGSVVTKDVPDNAVVVGNPAKVIKKLENENKRGNRNEK; from the coding sequence ATGGCAGAAAGCTTAAAAGTATTTAAAGATGCATTAAAAGGGCAAACGATTATTTATAACAGTAGCGAATATGACGAATTAGAGCCTATCGTTCAAAAAGATATTGAAATTCTGAGAAAGTACAATCAAACTACTCACTCTTATGAAGAAAGCCAGAGTTTACTTGACGAATTATTTGAACAAAAAAATGAAAATCTAACTATTATGCCACCATTCAATGTGGATTTTGGACCACAAGTTAATCTTGGAAAAAACATTTATATAAATAAAAACGTCAATATGGTTTCTCTAGGTGGAGTAAACATAGAAGATAATGTTTTGATTGGTCCTAAAGCCATCATTATTTCAATCAATCATGATCAGAATGAAAAAAATAGACGAAATTTAATACCCAAAAGCGTTCATTTAAAGAAGAACTCTTGGATCGGTGCCGGAGCAATAGTTCTTCCTGGTATCACAATTGGTAAGAATTCCATTGTTGGAGCTGGCTCAGTGGTCACAAAAGATGTACCAGATAACGCAGTTGTTGTAGGCAATCCCGCAAAAGTAATTAAAAAATTAGAAAACGAAAATAAAAGAGGAAATAGAAATGAAAAATAA
- a CDS encoding metallophosphoesterase family protein produces MKKVAIISDISDIHGNLTAFSQVIKDAEKQRVDEYWFLGDLLMPGPGAESILELLNQINTTQFIRGNWDDFLFENILSVSKEYINKPQTTYMIELIKYVKNHLDPKYIQQVQQWPISKNINFEGLNILLTHNHPKKNFGHELLPYEDQANFDELLFNKPYDLAIYANVHHQLMRTSSQDQLVINPGSIGQPYTAWKKFRADRRAQYAVLSFDQGLVDVNFRKVAYSIDDELKIAEENDLPFRELYQRLFAEGITFTHDDDALNEQIEKHDYKSDALEYLKNLESSQDL; encoded by the coding sequence ATGAAAAAAGTAGCAATTATTTCGGACATTTCGGACATTCACGGCAATCTTACCGCCTTTTCTCAAGTCATTAAAGATGCAGAAAAGCAAAGGGTAGATGAATATTGGTTTTTAGGTGACCTACTCATGCCTGGTCCTGGTGCAGAGTCTATTTTGGAACTACTCAATCAAATCAATACTACCCAATTCATTCGTGGCAATTGGGACGATTTCCTATTTGAAAATATTTTGAGTGTCAGCAAAGAATATATCAATAAACCCCAAACCACCTATATGATTGAGTTAATCAAATACGTAAAGAATCACCTTGACCCTAAATATATCCAACAAGTCCAGCAATGGCCTATTTCAAAAAATATCAACTTTGAAGGCTTAAATATCCTTTTAACGCACAATCATCCAAAGAAAAACTTTGGACACGAATTGCTTCCATATGAAGATCAAGCCAACTTCGATGAGTTATTATTCAACAAACCTTACGACCTCGCAATATATGCTAATGTGCATCATCAATTAATGAGAACTAGCTCCCAAGATCAATTGGTTATTAATCCCGGCTCAATTGGCCAACCATATACTGCTTGGAAAAAATTCCGTGCTGACAGACGCGCTCAGTATGCAGTTTTAAGTTTTGATCAAGGACTTGTCGATGTAAACTTCAGAAAAGTCGCATACTCAATTGATGACGAATTAAAAATCGCCGAAGAAAATGATTTACCATTTCGTGAGCTGTATCAACGACTATTTGCTGAAGGAATAACTTTTACGCACGATGATGATGCTTTAAATGAACAAATTGAGAAGCATGATTATAAGTCTGATGCACTTGAATATCTGAAGAATTTAGAATCTTCTCAAGATCTCTAA